From Lolium perenne isolate Kyuss_39 chromosome 5, Kyuss_2.0, whole genome shotgun sequence, a single genomic window includes:
- the LOC139831304 gene encoding uncharacterized protein, which yields MSEMYGPGDPTKITGRALSKKDVVLKAKQICQTAMPFAWEWGLLPLSFSNRPTQEARDRFPSIQAEPRGPLRKRAFDSFDPDPYIFWKDLKMGKTPAARLGRDPPEPTGNPEELVVLEIHERVPPLRAEAGTEFVDKLMAQGQKNKQPASTAGSSHAPPSKRFRTEPVGEKEVGVRRYGRKAMPTASG from the exons atgagcgagatgtatggcccaggcgatcctaccaagatcacaggccgcgctctcagcaagaaagacgttgttctcaaggccaagcagatttgtcaaactgctatgccttttgcgtgggaatggggcctccttcccctcagtttctctaaccgtccgacccaagaa gccagggaccgcttcccctctatccaggcagagccgcgaggacctctccggaagcgtgcctttgactccttcgacccggatccctacatcttttggaaggatctgaagatggggaagactccggctgcgcgccttggccgggacccgccggagcccaccggaaatccggaggagctggttgtgctcgag atccacgagcgcgtgccgcccctgcgcgccgaggccggcactgagtttgtggacaaactcatggcccagggccagaagaacaagcagccggcatctactgccggctccagccatgctcctccctccaagcgcttccggacggagcccgtgggggagaaagaagtgggcgtgcgccgctacgggcgcaaagcgatgccaaccgcttccgggtaa